One segment of Leucoraja erinacea ecotype New England chromosome 7, Leri_hhj_1, whole genome shotgun sequence DNA contains the following:
- the LOC129698619 gene encoding uncharacterized protein LOC129698619 has protein sequence MAMEVIIRASKWVVGGEQTRAGLCLPPIRAYMDDMTTLTTTAACTKRLLGKLQENIKWARMKINPSKSRSISIVKGVLRDTRFCIGDDPIPTVSEQPVKSLGRWYNASLRDKEQVQQLRQEIVNGLENINQTLLPGKLKLWCLQFGLLPRTMWPLTVYEAPITTVEKMERTITSYAKKWLRVPRCLTNIGLYGKGVPELPLTSLTEDYKCSKVKLQLTLRDSRDKTISAVAPPLVTGRKWTPSDAVPQASSALRHKDIVGQVQHGRGFGLTTSKPTWRKATTSERRTLVVEEVRR, from the coding sequence atggccatggaagtcatcatcagggcctcaaaatgggtggtgggcggtGAACAAACCAGGGCTGGGCTCTGTCTGCcacccatcagggcatacatggacgacatgacaacactaaccactactgcagcatgcaccaagcggctacttggaaagctgcaggagaacatcaaatgggcccgaatgaaaatcaatccaagtaaatctcgaagcatctccatagtcaagggggtgcttagagacacaaggttctgcatcggtgacgacccaataccaacagtgtctgagcagccagttaaaagcctgggcagatggtacaacgcaagtcttagggacaaagagcaggtgcaacaactaaggcaagaaattgtcaacggcctggagaacatcaatcagaccctactgcctgggaaactgaagctctggtgcctacagtttggactccttcctcggacaatgtggccactgaccgtttatgaagccccaataacaactgtggagaagatggagcgaaccataacttcatacgcgaagaaatggctcagggtcccacgatgtctaactaacatcggcctatatggcaaaggggtcccggaactacctctcactagtctaacagaggattacaagtgttctaaagtaaaACTCCAGTTGACACTGAGGGATtctagagacaagaccatcagtgctgttgcgccgcccctagtaactggccggaagtggacaccatctgatgcagtaccgcaagcttcatcagccctgaggcacaaagacatcgtggggcaagtccagcacGGAAgaggctttggccttacgacaagtaaaccaacttggcgaaaggccacaacatcagagcggaggactttggtggtcgaggaggtgcggcgatag